Proteins from a genomic interval of Herpetosiphon gulosus:
- a CDS encoding HNH endonuclease signature motif containing protein, whose product MSSTISQKDIKLLWGRAANRCAFPDCRIELSQDAIAASASFTLGEQAHIVGEKESAARGNSVLTLTERNSYFNLILLCPTHHTLIDNNESDYPVDRLHIIKDAHELWVQESLARTTDARRLSQESIYASLIDTAQLVCPLETWRGWIYPALMTPPRWHKDTPAKAQYFREKVFGAIWPGTIPELERALKTLSITMSEMMYVFQQHAERERGDLLCGIKFYKSPDYFPPFYGSDESYEQRLFFLEDKFDAWIKSYHFFFIEMVKSVNWLADVVRREINPAFFAIEGKFLLPYDNETVLYEYTEEEKTLLPEKLEEEIEANTYQFQS is encoded by the coding sequence ATGAGTAGTACCATTTCCCAAAAAGATATTAAACTCCTTTGGGGACGAGCAGCTAACCGCTGTGCGTTTCCTGATTGCCGAATAGAGCTATCCCAAGATGCCATAGCTGCATCAGCATCGTTTACGCTCGGTGAACAAGCACATATTGTTGGTGAGAAAGAAAGTGCAGCGAGGGGCAATAGCGTTCTTACCCTTACTGAACGCAATTCCTATTTCAATCTAATTCTTCTCTGTCCAACCCATCATACCCTGATCGACAACAATGAAAGTGATTATCCAGTTGACCGTCTGCACATTATAAAAGATGCTCATGAGCTTTGGGTACAGGAATCTCTCGCTAGGACGACCGACGCAAGAAGGCTGTCTCAGGAAAGTATTTATGCGAGCCTCATTGACACCGCCCAGCTTGTCTGTCCTTTGGAAACGTGGAGAGGGTGGATTTATCCTGCACTTATGACACCGCCCCGTTGGCATAAGGATACGCCAGCAAAAGCGCAATATTTCCGAGAAAAGGTGTTTGGGGCTATCTGGCCTGGCACGATTCCTGAGCTAGAGCGAGCATTGAAAACACTCTCAATCACTATGAGCGAAATGATGTACGTATTTCAACAACATGCAGAGAGAGAGCGTGGTGATCTCCTTTGTGGGATTAAGTTCTATAAATCCCCAGATTATTTCCCACCATTCTACGGTAGTGATGAATCTTACGAACAGCGTCTTTTCTTCCTTGAGGACAAATTTGATGCATGGATTAAGAGTTATCACTTCTTTTTTATTGAAATGGTTAAGTCAGTAAATTGGCTGGCAGACGTTGTTCGACGTGAAATAAATCCTGCATTCTTTGCTATAGAGGGAAAGTTTTTGCTCCCATATGACAACGAAACCGTTCTGTATGAATACACTGAGGAAGAAAAGACACTACTACCAGAAAAATTAGAGGAGGAAATTGAGGCTAATACCTATCAATTTCAAAGTTGA
- a CDS encoding UvrD-helicase domain-containing protein has protein sequence MAKLYPPAWIEDRPLRSAEKRFYQAFRGLSDAWTIIHDKGWIEGRAPKSHPYWQADFLILHPSYGLFLLGIKGGELFIEQNVWKVRTYQGDVFTVGRGRNPLEVDYDCIRTLHRTLSKQLKGLPNAFGNILGTPGSEFPSNRFFLGIERGRIIDQRDLLSIEKALERSVQFWASQPGFPTGAPGWFQPWIDKLLPVLAPTAVFASSIGTALQLERQQMLQLTEEQSKIWMESFSATSHFAVRGCAGSGKTILAEMLARRWARLESRKKVLLCCYNRPLANWLQRNLADQSSVIRVATIYDLWQESFGRLGYPFDESRSIDPDAVRQAQHVVANDDHYHAIIVDEAQDFQQGWWQALELRLAPKGRLAIFYDDNQRVYRDRFYPTDLQTYRLSVNLRTTKRIHQAINFYYRGAEGRPEVLMNAPEGEYPSQVIWSTEREATTMVGQIITDLLDQHVPHDEIAIITPTEPQLNRLKAELQEIEWSEPDQPAVAGRIVASTIRRFKGLERGVIIVAALDRASLPTAALDELLYVAFSRAKNRLILAVNVELKDEKLFPSSLNEIALRPRAEILTMLTDEQQKAVLAPLGVTLIRAGAGSGKTRVLANRIAYFIDTHSVDPTSIVAVTFTKKAAQELRRRVNELTHDQDRSPLVNTFHSLAIEILRNGIASIPGKVFHGRTARFAIISDREDILGRVLFHESTAKVALFSAWIEEQKREGKILNQIRSRSTDIQEKKKAWKAYEAYLKAHNLMDFDDVINEAGFLLQEHPAIRKQVLERWHHFLIDEFQDTNPPQFDLVRLLIDPFPDQREEPIRSLTVVGDAQQAIYSWRGADYRIFRDIKNYYPNAEEYTLTINHRSDPPVVFMADAIAREDVLGVPPLQLQARSSNRDVLIDVIHAKSLVDEAEEIAKYILAAHTTYDVQWNEIAILMRSPNSREGRMTLIALQKAFVLKRIPCRSHGVTPFHRHPIIESLTRLLCVLANPDDDYHLEQWLSCRLFQQVTRKRIANIKKKQGQKGSKTLWGYLWPPTERESVLNIRFIIARQLGGIKSIGPKIVERLIDAVEILVKFLPLRENLQSQAPRTIFDTLLQIAGELDIVQRLAKTIPEQAPEDQENGEGALSVWRDFMTEALEKTSDLIEAAQTVFFQGVDYHDTEQSSPQQEQAVQILSIHSSKGREYDMVFVVGFEDGIFPSAKADTTEKQLEEARVCYVALTRARHHLILSIVYQSRLMGARDTQTLEMIEGGTTAISRFFTYLRDPLDTLQQEQSTRRSIFPVQAITIMLRRNDDVCLERLMVRVQEFPGTIPVYVEGVIDNQYLKRPVGKVMVRNERDVYDWLGDDDWDIVCDVNG, from the coding sequence ATGGCCAAACTTTATCCTCCAGCTTGGATTGAAGATCGCCCGCTTCGGAGTGCTGAAAAACGCTTCTATCAAGCCTTTCGTGGACTGTCAGATGCGTGGACTATTATCCATGATAAAGGTTGGATAGAGGGTCGGGCTCCCAAGAGTCATCCTTACTGGCAAGCCGACTTTCTGATTCTTCATCCTTCCTATGGTCTATTCTTATTGGGTATCAAGGGGGGGGAACTATTTATTGAGCAGAATGTCTGGAAAGTAAGGACGTATCAGGGCGACGTATTCACTGTAGGCCGTGGGCGTAATCCCCTTGAGGTGGATTATGATTGTATTCGTACTTTACACCGGACGCTGAGCAAGCAATTAAAGGGACTGCCGAATGCCTTCGGAAATATCCTCGGTACGCCTGGATCAGAATTCCCTTCTAATAGGTTCTTCCTTGGGATTGAACGCGGACGCATTATCGACCAACGAGATCTCTTAAGTATTGAGAAAGCCCTAGAACGAAGTGTGCAATTTTGGGCCTCTCAACCAGGATTTCCAACAGGCGCTCCTGGATGGTTCCAACCATGGATCGATAAGCTCTTGCCCGTGTTGGCACCAACGGCGGTCTTTGCTTCGAGCATCGGAACGGCACTGCAACTCGAGCGGCAACAAATGCTCCAGTTGACCGAGGAGCAGTCGAAAATTTGGATGGAATCATTTTCTGCAACAAGCCATTTTGCGGTTCGTGGATGTGCTGGCTCAGGAAAGACCATCCTTGCTGAAATGCTTGCCCGTCGTTGGGCAAGGCTTGAGTCTCGAAAGAAGGTTTTACTCTGTTGTTATAACCGCCCGTTGGCCAACTGGCTCCAGCGGAATTTGGCTGATCAATCATCGGTGATTCGTGTTGCAACGATATATGACCTATGGCAAGAATCCTTTGGTCGCCTAGGCTATCCATTTGATGAGTCTCGATCAATTGATCCTGATGCTGTGCGTCAAGCACAACACGTCGTGGCAAATGATGATCACTACCACGCTATTATTGTTGATGAAGCGCAAGATTTTCAGCAAGGGTGGTGGCAAGCACTAGAATTAAGGTTGGCCCCCAAGGGCCGGTTGGCCATCTTCTATGACGATAATCAGCGGGTCTATCGAGACCGCTTTTATCCCACTGATCTTCAGACCTATCGGCTCTCGGTTAATCTTCGTACAACAAAACGGATTCATCAAGCGATCAATTTCTATTATCGCGGTGCCGAGGGAAGGCCTGAAGTCTTAATGAACGCACCAGAAGGTGAGTATCCATCACAAGTCATTTGGTCAACGGAGCGTGAAGCCACTACGATGGTCGGTCAAATTATTACCGATCTCTTGGATCAGCATGTTCCACATGATGAGATTGCCATCATCACACCAACGGAACCTCAACTTAATCGCCTGAAAGCGGAACTTCAAGAGATTGAATGGAGCGAGCCAGATCAACCCGCAGTCGCTGGACGCATTGTGGCAAGTACGATCCGCCGATTCAAGGGACTCGAACGCGGTGTGATCATTGTTGCGGCACTTGATCGAGCAAGCCTGCCAACCGCAGCTCTTGATGAACTGCTGTACGTTGCCTTCTCGCGTGCAAAGAATCGACTGATCCTTGCGGTGAATGTCGAACTCAAAGATGAAAAACTGTTCCCCTCTTCATTGAACGAAATAGCACTTCGGCCACGTGCAGAAATTCTGACAATGCTGACCGATGAACAACAGAAAGCAGTATTAGCGCCCCTTGGCGTTACCCTTATTCGCGCTGGGGCAGGATCGGGCAAGACGCGAGTCCTTGCTAATCGCATCGCATACTTTATTGATACCCATTCGGTTGATCCTACCTCGATTGTCGCAGTCACATTTACCAAAAAAGCGGCCCAAGAGCTCCGCCGACGTGTTAATGAATTGACGCATGATCAAGATCGAAGTCCACTTGTGAATACATTTCATAGTCTCGCTATTGAAATCTTGCGGAATGGTATTGCCAGTATCCCAGGGAAAGTATTTCATGGCCGCACAGCGCGTTTCGCTATTATTTCCGACCGTGAAGATATTCTTGGTCGAGTGCTCTTCCACGAGTCTACAGCAAAGGTTGCACTCTTTTCAGCATGGATAGAAGAGCAGAAGCGCGAAGGGAAAATATTAAACCAGATCCGTTCTCGTAGTACAGATATCCAAGAAAAAAAGAAAGCATGGAAGGCGTACGAGGCCTATCTTAAAGCGCATAATTTGATGGATTTCGATGATGTTATTAATGAGGCTGGCTTCCTCTTACAGGAGCACCCAGCAATTCGAAAACAAGTACTTGAGCGATGGCATCATTTCCTTATTGATGAATTTCAAGATACCAATCCACCTCAGTTTGATTTGGTGCGATTGTTAATAGACCCGTTCCCTGATCAACGAGAAGAACCCATTCGGTCCCTCACGGTGGTTGGTGATGCGCAACAGGCTATCTATAGTTGGCGTGGCGCGGATTATCGGATTTTTCGTGACATTAAAAACTATTATCCTAACGCGGAGGAATACACTTTAACCATTAATCACCGGAGTGATCCGCCAGTAGTCTTTATGGCTGATGCGATTGCGCGTGAGGATGTTTTGGGTGTTCCGCCACTCCAACTCCAAGCACGCTCAAGCAATCGCGATGTGCTAATTGATGTTATTCATGCAAAATCACTCGTGGATGAAGCTGAAGAAATCGCGAAGTATATTCTGGCAGCCCATACCACCTATGATGTGCAATGGAATGAGATTGCCATTCTCATGCGCTCGCCCAATAGCCGTGAAGGGCGTATGACGCTGATTGCGCTTCAGAAGGCTTTTGTCCTTAAACGAATTCCATGCCGGTCACATGGAGTAACACCATTTCATCGACATCCAATTATTGAATCGCTCACGAGGCTCCTGTGTGTGCTTGCAAATCCTGATGATGATTATCATCTTGAACAATGGTTATCGTGTCGCTTATTCCAACAAGTCACGCGCAAGAGAATTGCCAATATCAAGAAGAAACAAGGACAAAAGGGTTCAAAGACGCTTTGGGGGTATCTCTGGCCACCGACCGAACGAGAATCAGTGTTGAATATCCGTTTCATTATAGCGCGTCAACTCGGCGGAATTAAGAGTATTGGACCAAAGATAGTAGAGCGACTGATCGATGCGGTTGAAATTCTTGTGAAGTTTCTTCCCCTCCGTGAAAATCTGCAATCGCAGGCACCACGCACAATTTTCGATACCTTACTCCAGATCGCAGGAGAACTCGATATTGTACAACGTTTGGCCAAAACGATTCCTGAACAGGCACCTGAGGATCAAGAAAATGGCGAAGGTGCACTGAGTGTGTGGCGTGATTTCATGACGGAGGCACTAGAAAAAACATCTGATCTGATCGAGGCTGCACAAACCGTCTTTTTCCAAGGTGTTGACTATCACGATACGGAACAATCCTCACCTCAGCAAGAACAAGCCGTGCAAATTTTAAGTATCCACTCCTCGAAGGGACGGGAATATGATATGGTGTTTGTCGTTGGATTCGAAGATGGAATCTTTCCCTCAGCGAAAGCAGATACCACAGAGAAGCAATTGGAAGAAGCACGCGTCTGTTATGTGGCACTCACGCGGGCCCGCCACCATCTTATTTTATCGATCGTGTATCAATCACGGCTCATGGGTGCTCGGGATACACAAACACTTGAGATGATCGAGGGTGGCACGACCGCAATATCGCGATTTTTTACCTACTTACGTGATCCGTTGGACACCCTGCAGCAAGAACAATCAACGCGTCGGAGCATCTTTCCAGTCCAAGCCATCACCATCATGTTGCGAAGGAATGATGACGTATGCCTTGAACGATTAATGGTGCGTGTCCAGGAATTTCCTGGCACAATCCCAGTCTATGTCGAAGGGGTCATTGACAACCAATATCTGAAAAGACCCGTGGGAAAGGTGATGGTTCGTAACGAACGGGATGTCTATGATTGGCTTGGTGATGATGATTGGGATATCGTATGCGATGTTAACGGATAA